The following coding sequences are from one Microbacterium wangchenii window:
- a CDS encoding cytochrome P450, whose amino-acid sequence MMRNGEPVARIDIVQADGRWRRVDNPRVEQNQMTHSDSRCPFADDFDATAAESFDGAHENYRRLRDEAPVAYSSGYGGFYALTRFEDVEKAARDSTRFISSVRAVVPSDPRGIRRPPLNFDAPAHSPFRRALDRTLHHSRLERLAPRLRAHAEREIQPFLDAGTSDICRSFGTIYPAFTAAEWLNLDRDQVYRLASVSSDWVDAWRRQDGETVTARSNEMYDMARALVADRRANPRPVETDPASSLLAEEYEGAPLAEELVVGALRQSLVVGLVAPPILLGGICVHLSRDQDLQSRLRADPALIPAALEEFIRLYTPYRGFARTVSEPVEVHGRLIEPGVPVTLVYASANRDERVFPDPDAFVLDRSNISRHMGFGRGRHRCVGMALARLSLRIALEVLLERTQSFDVAGEIEMTRMPELGAQSVPLRVVPA is encoded by the coding sequence ATGATGCGAAACGGCGAGCCGGTCGCGAGAATAGACATCGTTCAAGCGGACGGGCGTTGGCGTAGAGTCGACAATCCGAGAGTGGAGCAGAACCAAATGACGCACAGTGACTCCCGGTGTCCGTTCGCCGACGACTTCGACGCGACGGCCGCCGAATCCTTCGACGGTGCGCACGAGAACTACCGCCGGCTGCGAGATGAGGCGCCCGTGGCGTACTCGAGCGGGTATGGCGGCTTCTACGCGCTGACGCGGTTCGAGGACGTCGAGAAGGCCGCGCGTGATTCGACGCGCTTCATCTCGTCCGTCCGCGCCGTCGTGCCGAGCGACCCGCGTGGCATCCGCCGGCCGCCGTTGAACTTCGACGCGCCGGCGCACTCGCCGTTCCGTCGTGCGCTCGACCGGACGCTGCACCACTCCAGGCTCGAACGGCTGGCTCCCCGCCTGCGTGCGCACGCCGAGCGGGAGATCCAGCCCTTCCTCGACGCCGGCACGAGCGATATCTGTCGGAGCTTCGGCACGATCTACCCGGCGTTCACCGCAGCGGAGTGGCTGAATCTCGACCGCGACCAGGTCTACCGACTCGCGTCGGTGTCGAGCGATTGGGTCGACGCCTGGCGCCGGCAGGACGGCGAGACGGTGACGGCGCGCAGTAACGAGATGTACGACATGGCGCGCGCCCTCGTCGCCGATCGTCGCGCCAACCCCCGGCCCGTCGAGACCGACCCGGCGAGCTCGCTGCTCGCCGAGGAGTACGAGGGGGCGCCGCTCGCAGAGGAGCTCGTCGTCGGCGCGCTCCGGCAGTCTCTGGTGGTCGGCCTCGTCGCCCCGCCCATCCTGCTCGGCGGTATCTGCGTCCACCTGAGCCGAGATCAGGACCTGCAGAGCCGGCTCCGCGCGGACCCTGCGCTCATCCCGGCAGCGCTCGAGGAGTTCATCCGCCTCTACACGCCGTATCGCGGCTTCGCCAGGACGGTCTCCGAGCCGGTGGAGGTTCACGGCCGCCTCATCGAGCCGGGGGTGCCCGTGACCCTCGTGTATGCGTCGGCCAATCGCGACGAGCGCGTCTTCCCGGATCCGGACGCATTCGTGCTGGACCGGTCGAACATCTCTCGGCACATGGGATTCGGCCGCGGGCGGCACCGCTGCGTGGGCATGGCTCTCGCGCGCCTGAGCCTCCGCATCGCGCTGGAGGTCCTCCTTGAGCGCACGCAGTCGTTCGATGTCGCGGGGGAGATCGAGATGACACGCATGCCCGAACTCGGTGCGCAGAGCGTGCCCCTGCGGGTCGTGCCCGCATGA